Proteins encoded within one genomic window of Novipirellula galeiformis:
- a CDS encoding PVC-type heme-binding CxxCH protein: MFRSILFLVVLAMPAVFVRAETAEAIAPTTDTLAPKLEFPSRGVKLTMVAEHPEIMTPTGIDVDHDGAVWVIASHTHFRPDDYSGPTHDEIVVFAADGRRRVFYNRTVATMDLELGRDGWVYLAQRDRILRVRDSDGDGVGDQEETIAELETKGTYPHNGLAGLAWHPNGDLLFSLGENYWEQWTLRGHDGNTVRGTGEGGVFRCTASGEGLRRIAKGFWNPFGLCVRQDGTIFAAENDPGALPPCRLLHVVEGGEYGFQRLYGESAFHPFVCWNGELRGTLPMVHSVGEAPCGIAPLGRGLIVPSWTDHRIDYYPLEDDGASFRSERRVLVQGSDFFRPTCITQASATVFYLADWVVGSYQLHGKGRVWKLEIDAEAADWLGSMTLPPATEAARLAAKLRSGGEGFSEPQLFEAARSQDPFVARAAIDALATRADHFTIDAASKHSTPDRITMLLAIRKASAKNDSWIRHFWQDETADLRFETLRWIAEEQRTAFLPEVEEHLARTHDYRLFEAGLATRNILSGNPRAGVTGSEILIQRVQDETSTAETRAFALRLLDPHHSKLNEDLLDRLIALDNPTLLSEVVFVLTAQGTPAARQRLLQAAQQDSYATSLRADAIAGLASPTDDEITALIELAANETASVREEALRSLRFATFSDSQRESLKQLPPRFPESAKLVAAVLAPDSLTRGRPQPDDLAAWQQRLSAVTEAVDVQAGRRIFYHASVGNCGSCHRRQGRGNVVGPDLSSVHAQGDQASLLTALLQPSREVAPQFFPRALILEDGRTFVGLLLRDGGGGNEIYRDNTGRERAFATSDIVERHELTTSMMPEGLVSTMTDRELRDLLAYLREE; the protein is encoded by the coding sequence ATGTTTCGATCGATTCTGTTTCTTGTTGTCTTAGCGATGCCTGCGGTGTTCGTGCGAGCGGAGACTGCCGAAGCCATTGCTCCGACAACCGATACGCTTGCACCGAAATTGGAGTTCCCATCGCGGGGAGTCAAGCTGACGATGGTGGCCGAACATCCTGAGATCATGACTCCGACGGGCATCGACGTCGACCATGACGGAGCCGTATGGGTGATCGCCAGCCATACGCACTTTCGGCCGGACGACTATTCGGGGCCGACCCATGATGAAATCGTGGTCTTTGCTGCAGACGGCCGGCGCCGTGTGTTTTACAACCGCACCGTCGCGACGATGGACTTGGAACTGGGCCGCGACGGCTGGGTTTATCTGGCTCAACGAGACCGCATCTTGCGCGTGCGTGATTCCGACGGCGATGGGGTCGGCGATCAGGAAGAGACGATCGCGGAGCTTGAGACCAAAGGGACCTACCCGCACAATGGTTTGGCGGGATTGGCGTGGCATCCCAACGGCGACTTGTTGTTCTCGTTAGGTGAGAACTATTGGGAACAGTGGACGCTGCGAGGTCACGACGGCAACACGGTCCGCGGAACGGGCGAAGGGGGTGTGTTTCGCTGTACTGCGTCGGGAGAAGGACTGCGCCGGATTGCCAAGGGATTTTGGAATCCCTTTGGATTGTGCGTTCGCCAGGACGGCACGATCTTCGCCGCCGAGAATGATCCCGGCGCCCTGCCACCTTGTCGGCTGTTACACGTCGTCGAAGGTGGCGAATACGGTTTCCAGCGTCTGTATGGCGAATCCGCATTCCATCCGTTTGTTTGCTGGAATGGCGAGCTGCGGGGGACCCTTCCGATGGTCCATTCGGTTGGCGAAGCGCCCTGCGGGATCGCGCCTCTGGGTCGCGGTTTGATCGTCCCTTCATGGACCGACCATCGCATCGACTATTATCCGCTTGAGGATGACGGGGCAAGCTTTCGCAGCGAGCGACGAGTGTTGGTGCAGGGCAGCGATTTCTTCCGTCCCACGTGTATCACCCAAGCTTCGGCGACGGTTTTCTATCTGGCGGACTGGGTCGTCGGTTCGTACCAACTGCACGGCAAGGGGCGAGTTTGGAAGTTGGAGATCGATGCTGAGGCTGCCGATTGGCTCGGATCCATGACGTTACCGCCCGCCACCGAAGCGGCCCGTTTGGCCGCCAAATTACGATCCGGTGGCGAAGGCTTTAGCGAGCCGCAACTCTTTGAAGCGGCGCGTTCGCAAGATCCGTTTGTGGCCCGCGCGGCAATCGATGCATTGGCAACTCGCGCGGACCATTTCACCATCGACGCCGCGTCGAAACACTCGACGCCGGATCGAATCACGATGCTGTTGGCCATCCGCAAGGCCTCTGCAAAAAACGATTCCTGGATTCGTCACTTTTGGCAAGACGAGACTGCCGACCTCCGATTTGAAACCCTTCGCTGGATCGCCGAAGAGCAAAGGACCGCATTTCTACCCGAGGTGGAAGAACATCTGGCACGTACCCACGATTACCGATTGTTCGAAGCGGGGCTGGCGACCCGCAACATCCTCAGCGGCAATCCGCGTGCAGGGGTGACCGGTTCGGAAATTTTGATCCAACGTGTGCAAGACGAAACCTCCACGGCCGAAACACGTGCGTTCGCATTGAGATTGCTCGATCCGCATCACTCGAAATTGAATGAAGATCTGCTGGATCGCTTGATCGCGTTGGACAACCCGACCTTGCTGAGCGAAGTGGTTTTCGTGCTGACGGCACAGGGAACGCCGGCTGCGCGACAGCGTTTGCTACAGGCAGCACAACAGGATTCCTACGCAACGTCGCTGCGTGCCGATGCGATTGCCGGACTGGCGAGCCCAACGGACGACGAGATCACCGCGCTGATCGAATTGGCGGCCAACGAAACGGCGTCTGTGCGTGAAGAAGCCTTGCGTTCGCTCCGCTTCGCGACGTTTTCAGACTCGCAACGAGAAAGTCTGAAGCAGTTGCCACCTCGATTTCCCGAGAGCGCCAAGCTTGTCGCCGCCGTACTGGCCCCCGACTCACTTACCCGCGGTCGTCCCCAGCCGGACGACCTTGCCGCATGGCAACAGCGACTCTCGGCGGTCACCGAAGCGGTCGACGTCCAGGCAGGACGCCGGATCTTTTATCATGCCAGTGTTGGCAATTGTGGTTCCTGTCATCGTCGGCAAGGCCGAGGGAACGTCGTCGGTCCCGATTTGTCGTCGGTCCACGCCCAGGGAGATCAAGCGAGCTTGTTGACGGCGCTCTTACAACCCAGTCGCGAAGTGGCCCCCCAGTTTTTCCCTCGCGCTTTGATCCTGGAGGATGGACGCACCTTCGTCGGTCTGCTGTTGCGTGATGGAGGGGGTGGGAACGAGATCTATCGTGACAACACGGGTCGCGAGCGAGCCTTTGCAACCTCAGATATTGTTGAGCGTCATGAATTAACGACATCGATGATGCCGGAAGGTTTGGTCAGCACGATGACCGACCGAGAACTACGTGATTTGTTGGCATACCTGCGTGAAGAATAG
- a CDS encoding carboxymuconolactone decarboxylase family protein, translating to MPRLHVVTPDQTSGPLKETYDELTSQMGKVVNIFQGMANSPAALKAYLSMTAALAEGELSPQDREVIYLAVSEQNGCHYCVSAHTMLAKNVGLSNEETLAARRFLSSDEKLNALLEFVQKVIASRGFVSDEELEAVQAAGYTDGQIAEAIGYIGLATFSNLFNHVHDTPLDFPAAAKL from the coding sequence ATGCCAAGACTGCATGTTGTCACCCCCGACCAAACGAGCGGACCGCTGAAAGAAACTTACGACGAATTGACGTCCCAGATGGGCAAAGTCGTCAACATTTTTCAAGGCATGGCCAACAGCCCCGCTGCACTGAAGGCGTACCTATCCATGACCGCCGCACTCGCGGAGGGTGAGCTTTCTCCACAAGACCGCGAGGTGATTTACTTGGCGGTCAGCGAACAGAACGGTTGTCACTATTGCGTGTCGGCTCACACGATGCTGGCCAAAAACGTGGGATTATCAAACGAAGAGACGCTTGCGGCACGCCGATTTCTCTCGTCCGACGAAAAACTCAATGCCTTGTTGGAGTTTGTACAAAAAGTCATCGCGTCGCGAGGATTTGTCTCCGACGAGGAACTCGAGGCGGTGCAAGCGGCGGGATACACCGATGGCCAGATTGCCGAGGCGATCGGCTACATTGGTCTGGCCACGTTCTCGAACCTCTTTAACCATGTCCACGACACGCCGCTAGATTTCCCGGCGGCTGCCAAGCTGTGA
- a CDS encoding mechanosensitive ion channel family protein translates to MFHRRCFSLLAISLVLSLPSFAQPTQQPSADDAEQQANAPAETVAVAGVVDDAAIRQRLTKIYDAASKAGWLTNSEVILDSGIVTLKGQADTDEHREWASNVARKTEDVVAVINELTLDDSVDLQSTQEVVQSSLTVLWTDFLKRSPLLIAALLVLVITYLFAKAIAWITHRLLDQRGIRSSLKDLVYQLTSIAVWIVGLLVATVIAFPGMTPSKALTVLGLGSVAIGFAFKDIFENFFAGILILWRYPFDRGDFITCEGLTGKVEQITIRNTLIRRLDGELAVVPNATLFKNNVDVLTSQPQRRVRLICGVAYDEDVDESRKVIESAVLSCESVQGKRTVEVFAQEFANSSVNFEVAWWTGSRPIDIRRSRDEVVAAIKRALDDAGIEIPFPYRTLTFKDPAIAQAIGAAVETPQPDEAPQPDER, encoded by the coding sequence ATGTTCCATCGACGTTGTTTCTCGCTGCTGGCGATTTCTCTGGTCTTATCGCTCCCCTCGTTCGCCCAACCGACCCAACAGCCCAGCGCTGACGATGCGGAGCAGCAAGCCAATGCGCCGGCGGAAACGGTCGCGGTCGCAGGTGTCGTTGACGATGCCGCGATTCGCCAGCGGTTAACAAAAATTTATGACGCCGCCAGCAAAGCGGGATGGTTGACCAACAGCGAAGTCATTCTCGACAGCGGCATCGTCACGCTCAAGGGACAAGCCGACACCGACGAGCACCGCGAATGGGCATCCAATGTCGCGCGAAAGACCGAAGATGTGGTCGCCGTCATCAATGAACTTACCCTCGATGACAGTGTGGATCTGCAAAGCACTCAGGAAGTGGTCCAAAGCTCTCTGACTGTCCTTTGGACTGACTTTCTGAAGCGTTCGCCGTTGTTGATCGCAGCGCTGTTGGTGCTCGTGATCACTTACCTATTTGCCAAAGCGATCGCGTGGATCACCCACCGGTTACTCGACCAACGGGGGATCCGCTCGAGTCTCAAAGACTTGGTGTACCAACTGACGTCCATCGCCGTTTGGATTGTGGGGCTGCTCGTTGCGACGGTGATTGCGTTCCCAGGCATGACGCCCTCCAAAGCGTTGACGGTGCTGGGGCTCGGTTCGGTGGCGATTGGATTCGCCTTCAAAGACATCTTCGAAAACTTCTTCGCGGGAATTTTGATTCTTTGGCGGTACCCGTTTGATCGAGGGGATTTCATTACCTGCGAAGGCCTGACCGGCAAAGTCGAACAGATCACGATTCGCAATACCCTGATTCGACGACTCGACGGCGAGCTAGCCGTGGTCCCAAACGCGACGCTCTTCAAGAACAACGTGGACGTGTTGACGAGCCAACCGCAACGCCGTGTGCGGCTGATCTGCGGCGTTGCTTATGACGAGGACGTCGACGAATCGCGGAAGGTCATCGAATCAGCGGTTCTGTCCTGCGAATCGGTCCAGGGCAAACGGACCGTTGAAGTCTTTGCTCAAGAATTTGCCAATTCCAGCGTCAACTTTGAAGTGGCATGGTGGACGGGATCCCGACCGATCGATATCCGTCGCAGTCGCGATGAAGTCGTCGCGGCCATCAAGCGTGCCCTCGACGATGCCGGTATCGAAATCCCCTTCCCGTATCGAACGTTGACTTTCAAAGACCCCGCGATTGCCCAGGCGATTGGGGCGGCGGTCGAAACCCCGCAGCCCGACGAAGCCCCACAGCCAGACGAGCGCTGA
- a CDS encoding outer membrane protein assembly factor BamB family protein, which translates to MKDLCAAAMVLCFASAASPSFGDNPNWPQWRGPAGSGATSTVDVVTQWGPDQNVKWRIDLPEAGNSTPIVWGDRVFFTQPLSETKQRSLFCVDRKTGREIWRRGVKYDKPETSHKTNPYCSASPVTDGERVMAWFGSAGLVCWDFDGNELWRRELGTQEHMWGYGSSPILYEDLCILLFGPGNNEFMIAVDKTTGETRWKRDTLDDETERALSGPENDGNANDFTSEKERSERLRGAWNTPILVEVDGHVELVAMLPRRVSGFNPLTGERLWTCGGGAPLAYASPIESDGVVVALGGYNGASMAVRAGGRGDVTQTHRIWHKPQDTGWLGTGVADDGSIYICNAGGVLSCIDVQTGEELWKARSGGGGTWSSITQTGDGRMFLLTKSGTTTVFTPNPKKLEQIAENALDENTNASVVAAGNDILIRTDKALWCFAEQVSDSE; encoded by the coding sequence ATGAAAGATTTATGCGCAGCGGCGATGGTGCTGTGTTTTGCATCCGCTGCTTCACCGTCGTTCGGCGATAATCCAAACTGGCCACAGTGGCGGGGTCCTGCTGGCAGCGGCGCGACGTCGACGGTGGACGTGGTAACCCAGTGGGGGCCAGACCAGAACGTGAAGTGGCGGATCGATTTACCCGAGGCTGGCAATTCAACGCCAATCGTGTGGGGCGACCGAGTCTTTTTCACTCAGCCGCTCTCGGAGACGAAACAGCGAAGTTTGTTTTGCGTCGATCGCAAAACGGGTCGCGAAATTTGGCGGCGCGGCGTGAAATACGACAAACCCGAGACTTCTCACAAAACCAATCCCTATTGCTCGGCGTCGCCGGTCACCGACGGCGAGCGGGTGATGGCTTGGTTCGGCTCGGCCGGGCTGGTGTGTTGGGATTTCGACGGCAACGAATTATGGCGTCGCGAACTCGGCACTCAGGAGCACATGTGGGGCTACGGCTCGTCACCGATTCTGTACGAAGACTTGTGCATTCTGTTGTTCGGTCCCGGAAACAATGAGTTCATGATCGCCGTCGACAAAACCACTGGCGAAACTCGCTGGAAGCGGGACACGTTGGATGACGAAACCGAACGCGCCCTTAGCGGTCCCGAGAATGACGGCAACGCCAACGATTTTACTAGCGAAAAAGAACGCAGCGAACGACTTCGCGGCGCCTGGAACACTCCCATCTTGGTTGAGGTCGATGGCCATGTCGAACTGGTCGCCATGCTGCCTCGCCGCGTCAGCGGATTTAATCCATTGACCGGAGAGCGGCTTTGGACCTGTGGCGGCGGAGCCCCGTTGGCGTACGCTTCGCCGATCGAGTCCGACGGCGTGGTCGTTGCCCTAGGTGGCTACAACGGCGCGTCGATGGCCGTGCGGGCGGGCGGTCGTGGTGATGTCACGCAGACTCATCGAATCTGGCACAAACCTCAGGATACCGGATGGTTGGGAACCGGCGTGGCTGACGATGGTTCAATCTACATTTGCAATGCGGGCGGCGTGCTGAGTTGTATCGACGTACAAACCGGCGAAGAGCTTTGGAAGGCACGCAGCGGCGGCGGGGGGACATGGTCTAGCATCACTCAAACCGGTGACGGGCGAATGTTCCTGCTGACCAAGTCGGGCACCACCACGGTCTTCACGCCCAATCCCAAAAAGCTCGAGCAAATCGCTGAGAATGCGCTCGATGAAAATACCAACGCGTCCGTGGTCGCCGCAGGCAACGATATCCTGATTCGGACCGACAAAGCCCTCTGGTGTTTTGCCGAACAAGTATCTGATTCCGAGTGA
- a CDS encoding sulfatase family protein → MSSSSRMSAAIKPSLIVVPLFLLLCGVDAANAQTSVAETSRPNILFVFADDWGRQASSYASVDSISRAVQTPHFDRIAREGVLFKNAFVNAPSCTPCRSSLVSGQYFWRTGRAAILQGAVWDMTIPAWPLLLRDAGYHLGKSYKVWGPGVPADAPIGGKQYAFEKAGRQINQFSQHATRLVAKGQTVVQAKQELLEQVRANFATFLSQRDPSQPFCFWYGPTNVHRKWVRGSGKSLWGIDPDALQGMLPPFLPDVPTVREDIADYLGEVQAFDASLGVLLQELAQSGMYDNTIIVISGDHGPAGFPHGKCNLYDFGTRVSLAVAGPKVPGGRVVDDWVSLPDLAPTFLEAAGVEIPSVMTAQSLWPVLQATTQGQVDPDRKQVFMGRERHVEMARPGYRPYPQRAIRTPDHALVINFKPDRFPLGDPYRLDSDNPPTTQQVQEKTFVTLADEDAGPTKAWLVDHRNDSQWKPIYENAYGKRPREELFDMRTDPHQMHNVAGDPAYADVLSELRDRLMDELRRSGDPRVVNDGEFFETPPMAGPLPDDVPHPNRKLK, encoded by the coding sequence ATGTCAAGCTCAAGCAGAATGTCCGCGGCGATCAAGCCATCGTTGATCGTCGTACCGCTGTTTCTATTGCTCTGCGGCGTGGACGCTGCGAACGCTCAAACCAGTGTGGCGGAGACATCGCGTCCCAATATTTTGTTTGTCTTCGCTGACGATTGGGGGCGCCAGGCGAGTAGTTATGCCAGCGTCGATTCGATCAGTCGTGCGGTCCAAACACCCCACTTTGATCGCATCGCCCGAGAGGGAGTGTTGTTTAAGAACGCCTTCGTGAACGCACCGTCGTGTACCCCTTGTCGCAGTTCGTTGGTGTCGGGGCAATACTTTTGGCGGACCGGGCGAGCTGCGATTCTGCAAGGCGCGGTGTGGGACATGACGATTCCAGCTTGGCCACTGTTATTGCGAGACGCGGGCTATCATCTTGGCAAAAGTTATAAAGTCTGGGGGCCGGGAGTGCCTGCGGATGCACCGATCGGCGGCAAGCAGTATGCGTTTGAGAAAGCCGGCCGTCAGATCAACCAATTCTCACAGCACGCAACCCGGTTGGTTGCCAAGGGACAAACGGTGGTCCAGGCCAAGCAGGAATTGTTGGAGCAGGTCCGTGCCAATTTTGCCACATTTTTGTCGCAACGAGATCCCAGCCAACCCTTTTGTTTTTGGTACGGGCCCACCAACGTGCACCGCAAATGGGTGCGCGGTTCTGGCAAGTCGTTGTGGGGGATCGATCCTGATGCGCTCCAGGGAATGCTACCGCCATTTTTGCCTGATGTTCCGACGGTGCGTGAGGACATCGCGGACTACCTGGGCGAAGTCCAAGCGTTCGATGCCTCATTGGGGGTGTTGTTGCAGGAATTGGCCCAATCGGGAATGTACGACAATACGATCATCGTCATTAGCGGCGATCATGGGCCAGCGGGTTTCCCACACGGAAAATGCAATTTGTACGATTTTGGGACGCGGGTCAGCTTGGCGGTGGCGGGGCCGAAAGTGCCGGGGGGACGCGTCGTCGATGATTGGGTCAGTCTGCCCGATTTGGCTCCCACCTTTCTCGAGGCCGCCGGGGTGGAGATTCCCAGCGTGATGACAGCCCAGAGTTTGTGGCCCGTGTTGCAAGCGACCACGCAGGGACAGGTCGATCCGGATCGCAAGCAGGTCTTTATGGGACGCGAACGGCATGTGGAAATGGCACGCCCTGGGTATCGACCCTACCCGCAGCGTGCCATTCGCACGCCCGACCATGCGCTGGTGATCAATTTCAAACCCGATCGTTTCCCATTGGGCGATCCCTACCGGCTCGATAGCGATAATCCGCCGACGACCCAGCAGGTACAGGAGAAAACCTTTGTAACATTGGCGGATGAGGATGCGGGCCCGACCAAGGCGTGGTTGGTCGATCATCGTAACGACTCGCAGTGGAAGCCCATTTACGAAAATGCGTATGGCAAGCGTCCGCGCGAAGAGTTGTTTGACATGCGTACCGATCCCCATCAAATGCACAATGTGGCTGGCGATCCCGCCTATGCAGACGTGCTGAGCGAGTTGCGTGACCGTTTGATGGACGAGCTCCGTCGCAGCGGGGATCCGCGAGTCGTAAACGATGGCGAGTTTTTCGAAACGCCTCCGATGGCCGGCCCGCTGCCCGACGATGTGCCTCATCCCAATCGCAAGCTGAAGTGA
- a CDS encoding sulfatase, protein MNRKTAVLGLCLLIPFWGGLALGEAPRESDRPNVLFIAVDDLNDWVGCLGGHPQAQTPHIDRLVERGVLFTNAHCASPACNPSRAAVFSGIMPWRSGVWSNKSKKVPQHHPDFQLLPRAFHAAGYHTLGTGKLTHSGAAANRKMFDEHFDVEQRWSPFTRDAVAYTEEELPSKGTDHPRHRVVVDHSDPITLPLNGMPSDRNPDKAGGESFDWGPLDVPDSAMGDTQITTWAIEQLSKSHGKPIFLGVGFYRPHIPLWAPKPYFDRFAGQPIQLPPYRNSDLDDLGTTGRRWALEADTAGLHCTVVRHGQWEEAVKAYLACTTFVDAQIGRLLDGLDRSEYGDNTVIVLWSDHGWHLGEKQHWGKWTGWERSTRVLLAVVPPKKMAANYKRLGQTCDRPVGLIDLYPTLAQLCDVSVRQTLDGESLVPLLHDPELSTNRVVLTSFNPGNVSLRSDRWRYIRYDDASEELYDMANDPNEWTNLAGASEHQSMLKTFRSQIPRAAIQRETK, encoded by the coding sequence ATGAATCGAAAGACGGCGGTTCTAGGTCTCTGCCTACTAATTCCTTTCTGGGGCGGCCTGGCCTTGGGCGAAGCCCCCCGTGAAAGCGATCGTCCCAACGTGCTCTTCATTGCCGTTGATGACTTGAATGACTGGGTCGGTTGCCTTGGTGGGCATCCGCAAGCACAGACGCCCCATATTGACCGGCTGGTCGAGCGAGGAGTCCTGTTTACTAATGCTCACTGCGCATCGCCGGCCTGCAATCCGTCCCGCGCCGCGGTGTTCAGCGGCATTATGCCTTGGAGGTCAGGCGTCTGGTCTAACAAAAGTAAAAAGGTACCTCAGCACCATCCCGATTTCCAACTGCTGCCGCGAGCGTTCCATGCGGCGGGGTATCACACATTGGGCACGGGCAAGTTGACACACTCCGGTGCCGCAGCGAATCGCAAGATGTTTGACGAGCACTTCGATGTCGAGCAACGTTGGAGTCCTTTCACCCGCGATGCCGTCGCTTACACCGAAGAAGAACTGCCATCCAAAGGGACGGACCATCCGAGGCATCGCGTCGTCGTTGACCACTCCGATCCGATCACGCTTCCCCTCAATGGCATGCCTTCAGATCGAAATCCAGACAAGGCCGGTGGTGAGTCGTTTGACTGGGGCCCACTCGATGTCCCCGATTCGGCCATGGGTGACACTCAGATCACGACCTGGGCCATTGAACAGTTGAGCAAGTCGCACGGCAAACCGATCTTTTTGGGGGTTGGATTCTATCGCCCCCACATTCCGCTTTGGGCACCGAAACCCTACTTCGATCGCTTTGCAGGGCAACCGATCCAGTTACCCCCGTATCGGAATTCCGACTTGGATGATCTGGGGACGACGGGTCGGCGCTGGGCATTGGAAGCGGACACGGCGGGGTTGCACTGCACGGTCGTCCGACACGGCCAATGGGAAGAAGCGGTCAAGGCCTACCTCGCCTGCACTACGTTCGTCGACGCACAAATCGGGCGGTTGCTCGATGGTTTGGATCGCAGCGAATACGGCGACAACACGGTGATCGTGTTATGGAGTGATCACGGTTGGCATCTTGGCGAAAAGCAGCATTGGGGCAAATGGACCGGATGGGAACGGTCGACACGCGTGTTGCTTGCGGTCGTGCCGCCAAAGAAAATGGCGGCGAACTACAAACGTCTCGGCCAAACGTGTGACCGCCCGGTGGGTTTAATTGACCTCTACCCCACGCTCGCACAACTGTGTGACGTATCGGTTCGCCAAACGCTCGATGGCGAAAGCCTTGTTCCACTGCTGCATGATCCCGAACTCTCAACCAATCGAGTCGTGCTCACTTCGTTCAACCCAGGAAACGTTTCCCTGCGTTCGGATCGTTGGCGATACATTCGTTACGACGACGCGAGCGAAGAACTGTACGATATGGCCAACGATCCGAACGAGTGGACCAATTTGGCCGGAGCTTCCGAGCACCAATCCATGTTGAAGACTTTCCGCAGCCAGATCCCGCGAGCAGCGATCCAGCGGGAAACGAAGTGA